The following are from one region of the Plasmodium cynomolgi strain B DNA, chromosome 1, whole genome shotgun sequence genome:
- a CDS encoding guanyl cyclase (putative) yields the protein QSSTLKRPSNSASSSCPSCSFLPPVLKCTTARTMIKNIFSEYLKSHEVRRTDHEALSKVARDYKNDYTSDWRWFSIKCERIIENELQKKSLREEDRKTYSSWVKEAQHLSTFRSFFPKILLKVYSRCDDPNKFFSKLVIQKFDAVVFFCDASGFSNLAEQLDKRINGTELLGNCLNKFFNILIKIIDCWGGDIIKFSGDAVLVVWPLRRGNAPGNAPGTVAGNVAAHMEESSGRATPPEASAPSATSPLAGKETQAQSNSDYYPSDTATPKADDTKEGKKKKNQKEKNVKKICLLALGCCVDIHKLLNKFPTPIENKYLKVHIAITYGKVSFLQLGNVLNKRDYLLSGKPLEEIGIAESLARNGESVISHRFYDKVKDKIVVKETPKKKFLLFVKMKEEIDMRELKKEYEQEDEWEVPTGELPRGGHGEGHREGHGDVSREASGGASGEASGEASGGASGEASGGASGGASRGASIEQASEARNAWGTRTGSRYDAKETPLPHEHFCFLLKSFIPDIVYRKISIGCNVFLNEIRKVTIIFLSVKDIDTSTMIGVYSAHGIMKLTQKAVFTMEGTINKFIYDDKGILILIMFGLPPLYHCDDSVRALLTCFRLVDALKSLKLNGSIGISTGRIWCGIIGNKIRKEYTALGDSVNVAARLCCKAGNKEIYVDENTFNGCKHFISFQKLISIKVKGKNKLIRIYSPIGTINRRSPQFGLEQGGEHGYFTDEELQAGAEDLVEEGEAQKGSDKRTHRGSGSDRCTQGGSGGDKCTQGGSGGDKCSRRESSLGAQREGEVGARGGARDERDAHTAKGAADVAETADVIETADVIETADLIETADLIETADLIETADLIETADVAETADLIETADVAETADVAEDTEVNEVTDFSFLNRNYLLRYYERTFRRRIKHLLGKKDCLYYLRQCEGGGGATCKGTWKYTRKDTRQADNEAANQAANQTANQPANQPAHRGDPYGQLKSATPLDYSTHTGPLLLHEYYDPLYCDFTQMYNTGGVLFLQGNEHLGIFEIITLISRKLSNFKAFKISNMPHSLYINVTNPLLPWKMLCNDMLHLWSACKMRKANNLIRYEDSYNLLREITHPSYHWFFKCMSSVVDDLDIPYLRHSDGKDKKERKTGVRSKKTAVRSKQTGAVLLSTDKDTDVGTDDPTDELTCADTHARQQGGGRSKKKRKKKKQQWLLHQQLPQQLWQ from the exons CAAAGTTCAACCCTGAAACGTCCCTCCaattctgcttcttcttcctgccCCTCCTGCTCCTTCCTTCCGCCCGTCCTAAAATGCACAACCGCCCGCACgatgattaaaaatatcttcaGTGAGTACCTGAAGTCGCATGAGGTGCGGCGGACGGACCACGAGGCGCTCAGCAAGGTTGCCAGGGATTACAAG AACGACTACACCTCCGACTGGCGATGGTTCAGCATCAAGTGCGAGCGCATAATTGAGAACGAGCTCCAAAAAAAGTCCCTGCGTGAGGAAGACAGGAAGACCTACAGCAGCTGGGTGAAGGAGGCCCAGCACCTCTCGACATTTAGATCCTTCTTTCCAAAAATACTCCTCAAGGTTTACAGCCGATGTGATGACCccaacaaatttttttccaaactcGTTATCCAGAAGTTCGATGCCGTCGTG TTCTTCTGCGACGCAAGCGGCTTCTCCAACCTGGCAGAGCAGCTGGACAAGCGAATCAACGGAACGGAACTCCTGGGGAACTGCCTGAATAAGTTCTTTAATATCCTCATCAAAATTATTGACTGTTGGGGTGGGGATATAATTAAATTCAGTGGCGACGCTGTGCTGGTCGTTTGGCCGTTGCGGCGGGGGAACGCGCCAGGGAACGCGCCAGGGACGGTGGCAGGAAACGTGGCAGCCCACATGGAAGAGTCATCCGGGAGAGCCACCCCCCCCGAGGCAAGCGCACCCTCTGCCACTTCTCCACTTGCGGGGAAAGAGACCCAAGCGCAAAGCAACTCCGACTATTACCCATCCGACACGGCGACCCCCAAAGCAGATGACacaaaagaagggaaaaagaagaaaaaccaaaaggagaaaaacgtaaaaaaaatatgccttcTAGCCCTGGGATGTTGTGTAGACATACATAAACTACTGAATAAATTTCCAACTCcgattgaaaataaatatctcAAGGTTCACATTGCGATCACCTACGGGAAAGTCAGCTTCCTCCAACTGGGGAACGTACTTAATAAGAGAGACTACCTCCTGTCTGGTAAACCTTTAGAAGAAATAGGTATCGCTGAATCACTTGCCAGAAATGGGGAGAGTGTAATATCTCACCGGTTTTACGACAAGGTGAAGGATAAAATTGTCGTGAAGGAAACGCCGAAGAAGAagttcctcctttttgtgaaaatgaAAGAGGAGATAGACATGCGGGAGTTGAAGAAGGAGTACGAGCAGGAGGACGAGTGGGAAGTCCCAACGGGGGAGCTACCCAGGGGGGGGCATGGAGAAGGGCATAGGGAAGGGCATGGAGATGTGTCCAGGGAAGCCTCTGGAGGGGCCTCTGGAGAAGCCTCTGGAGAAGCCTCTGGAGGAGCCTCTGGAGAAGCCTCTGGAGGAGCCTCTGGAGGAGCCTCTAGAGGAGCGTCCATAGAACAGGCGAGCGAAGCGCGCAACGCCTGGGGAACGCGCACAGGAAGCAGATACGATGCTAAGGAGACCCCCCTCCCACACGAGCACTTCTGCTTCCTTCTGAAGAGTTTCATCCCAGATATCGTATATCGAAAAATATCAATCGGGTGCAACGTCTTTCTGAACGAAATCAGGAAAGTCACGATAATTTTCTTATCTGTGAAGGACATAGATACGTCTACCATGATTGGTGTGTATTCTGCTCATGGAATTATGAAGCTAACACAGAAGGCAGTCTTCACCATGGAGGGTACTATTAATAAATTCATTTACGACGATAAAGGGATACTTATTCTGATCATGTTTGGTCTCCCTCCCTTGTACCACTGTGATGACTCCGTGAGGGCTCTACTGACTTGCTTCCGATTAGTGGATGCTTTAAAGAGTCTCAAGCTAAATGGAAGTATCGGTATTTCCACAGGGAGAATATGGTGTGGGATTATTGGGAATAAAATCAGGAAGGAATATACTGCACTTGGGGACTCTGTCAATGTTGCTGCTAGACTCTGCTGCAAAGCAGGGAATAAAGAGATTTACGTCGATGAAAACACCTTTAACGGATGTAagcattttatttcctttcaGAAACTCATCTCTATTAAGGTCAAGGGGAAGAACAAGTTGATTAGGATTTACTCTCCCATAGGGACCATCAATAGGAGATCTCCTCAGTTCGGCTTGGAACAAGGGGGAGAGCATGGTTACTTCACTGATGAGGAATTGCAGGCGGGAGCGGAGGATCTCGTTGAAGAGGGGGAGgcgcaaaaaggaagcgatAAAAGAACACACCGGGGGAGCGGAAGTGATAGGTGTACACAGGGGGGGAGCGGAGGTGATAAATGCACACAGGGGGGGAGCGGAGGTGATAAGTGTTCACGACGGGAAAGCAGCCTGGGTGCGCAGCGTGAAGGAGAGGTAGGCGCCCGTGGCGGGGCCCGGGACGAGCGCGACGCCCACACTGCAAAAGGAGCCGCCGACGTGGCCGAAACCGCCGACGTGATCGAAACCGCCGACGTGATCGAAACCGCCGACTTGATCGAAACCGCCGACTTGATCGAAACCGCCGACTTGATCGAAACCGCCGACTTGATCGAAACCGCCGACGTGGCCGAAACCGCCGACTTGATCGAAACCGCCGACGTGGCCGAAACCGCCGACGTGGCCGAAGACACGGAGGTCAACGAAGTCACCGACTTCTCCTTCCTGAACAGGAACTATCTCCTTCGCTACTACGAGCGCACGTTCCGCCGCAGGATCAAGCACCTGCTGGGGAAGAAGGACTGCCTCTACTACTTGAGGCAGTGCGAGGGGGGGGGCGGCGCCACGTGCAAGGGCACGTGGAAATATACGCGGAAAGACACGCGGCAGGCCGATAACGAAGCCGCCAACCAAGCCGCTAACCAAACCGCCAACCAACCCGCCAACCAACCCGCGCACCGGGGCGACCCGTACGGCCAACTCAAGAGCGCCACCCCCCTGGACTACAGCACACACACAGGCCCGCTCCTCCTGCACGAGTACTACGACCCCCTCTACTGCGACTTCACCCAAATGTACAACACAGGAGGAGTGCTCTTCCTCCAGGGAAACGAACATCTCGGCATATTCGAAATTATCACCCTCATCTCCAGGAAGCTAAGTAATTTCAAGGCATTCAAAATTAGTAACATGCCTCACTCTCTCTACATAAACGTAACGAACCCTTTGCTTCCCTGGAAGATGCTCTGCAACGACATGCTCCATCTATGGAGTGCttgcaaaatgaggaaggcAAATAATCTAATTAGATATGAAGACAGTTACAATTTACTTCGAGAAATCACGCACCCCTCATACCACTggttttttaaatgcatGTCGAGTGTTGTGGACGACCTAGACATCCCCTATTTGAGACACTCAGAtgggaaggacaaaaaggagaggaagacaGGAGTCCGTTCGAAGAAGACAGCAGTCCGTTCGAAGCAGACGGGAGCAGTGCTGCTCTCCACGGACAAAGACACTGATGTAGGGACGGATGATCCTACTGATGAACTCACCTGTGCGGATACGCATGCGCGACAACAGGGGGGTGGCAGatctaaaaagaaaagaaaaaaaaaaaaacaacaatgGCTGCTCCACCAACAGTTGCCCCAGCAGTTGTGGCAGTGA
- a CDS encoding phosphoinositide phosphatase SAC1 (putative) yields the protein MYMLIHFLELISRVKKKALCVNHVGYLSQVYEELGDAIAKQYAGSTAHKKYTPGQSNNFFVQSKELLTSIKRYYISSFNDLEKQKSINLFLGVADDKLQDIRHAHDLDTYVHGRTFFRPAGGGRAHPFWWVLPLERFCAKAESLLGGSLAKRRVERRADRLTASRTARRAASRTASRTAARRPQGRKNKVVPSMLRNLKFYRCFSETNVFKNVYNAHDWEGRFAQVLEVASCGGASHTGRLSKKAATDVLSPFERSLNLIAHIYKFYDAYKHDLHFYFENKNIFRFRTWRLIATYNYLNYLRIFFDVFFLLYYCFCKRYSVRMVYMSHVDALCASLGGSGHTGRSGNTGRSGHTEGSGHTERSGHTERKGQSLGQCNHRVYRRAPPLVNPYTFEKDVQQIIHQYMSHKKVSFALEPYLNYGSLNSGPYQYMLMSGCSLIGRGGNRSGRRNGKRHSSFRTGHPCETGAVTNILKRSCIIHVDDSPVVHEEGKTRCNPIFKRKLIELMKNRVVNGKDACAYYSRAYERAKRMKRTKQMERTKQLEQMEQLEDQINKTPRGYCPIYFNANLLLLRQATQASTLQEFLSDLYMHYIYKNGQYTELNLDSLQNANAPNCSDEKSKVKKSEQRFLLDEYDTFDYKFKKKKKNVAS from the exons ATGTATATGttgatacattttttggagTTAATTAGTCGTGTGAAAAAGAAGGCATTATGCGTTAACCATGTGGGATACCTATCTCAGGTGTATGAAGAGCTGGGGGATGCCATAGCCAAGCAGTATGCTGGTTCTACTGCACATAAGAAGTACACACCTGGGCAGAGTAAcaacttttttgttcaatCGAAGGAGTTACTGACATCTATTAAGCGGTACTATATTAGCTCGTTCAACGATCTGGAGAAACAGAAGTCCATTAATTTGTTCCTGGGTGTGGCTGATGATAAGCTGCAGGACATCCGGCACGCGCACGACCTCGACACGTACGTGCACGGGCGCACGTTCTTTCGACCCGCGGGCGGGGGGCGCGCCCACCCCTTCTGGTGGGTCCTCCCGCTGGAGCGCTTCTGCGCCAAGGCGGAGTCCCTCCTGGGGGGGAGCCTCGCCAAGCGGCGAGTTGAGCGGCGAGCTGATCGGTTAACTGCTAGCAGAACTGCTAGACGAGCTGCTAGCCGAACTGCTAGCAGAACTGCTGCGCGGCGCCCCcaggggaggaaaaacaaagtcGTGCCCAGCATGCTGCGCAATCTGAAGTTCTACCGATGCTTCAGCGAGACAAATGTTTTCAAAAACGTGTACAATGCACACGACTGGGAGGGCCGCTTCGCGCAGGTGCTGGAGGTAGCG AGTTGCGGAGGAGCGAGCCACACGGGGAGGCTGTCCAAGAAAGCAGCAACAGATGTGTTGTCCCCATTCGAACGGTCCCTGAACCTAATCGCCCACATCTACAAGTTCTACGACGCATACAAACACGACCTGCACTTCTACTttgagaataaaaatatttttaggtTCCGAACTTGGAGACTCATAGCGACATATAATTACCTTAACTACTTGAGGATTTTTTTCGAcgtgttttttctcctctacTACTGCTTCTGTAAGCGGTACAGCGTGCGCATGGTGTACATGAGTCATGTGGACGCCCTGTGCGCTTCGCTGGGGGGGAGCGGCCACACGGGGAGGAGCGGCAACACGGGAAGGAGCGGCCACACGGAGGGGAGCGGCCACACGGAGAGGAGCGGCCACACGGAGAGGAAAGGCCAATCGCTGGGTCAGTGCAACCACCGGGTGTATAGACGCGCCCCCCCCCTGGTTAACCCCTACACATTCGAGAAGGACGTGCAGCAGATCATCCACCAGTATATGAGTCACAAAAAGGTGTCCTTTGCGTTGGAACCCTACCTGAATTATGGCAGCTTGAACAGCGGTCCCTATCAGTACATGCTGATGAGTGGGTGCTCCCTTATTGGGAGGGGAGGAAACAGGAGTGGGAGACGAAACGGGAAGCGCCATTCCTCTTTTAGGACAGGACACCCATGTGAAACTGGCGCAGTGACAAATATTCTTAAACGTTCCTGTATTATCCATGTGGATGACTCTCCCGTTGTACACGAGGAGGGGAAGACACGCTGCAACCCCATTTTTAAGAGAAAGCTAATTGAGCTAATGAAGAACCGGGTGGTTAACGGGAAGGACGCCTGCGCCTATTACTCGAGAGCGTATGAGAGGGCGAAGCGGATGAAGCGGACGAAGCAGATGGAGAGGACGAAGCAGCTGGAGCAGATGGAGCAGTTGGAAGACCAGATTAACAAAACGCCGCGGGGGTACTGCCCAATATACTTCAACGCGAATTTg CTGCTGCTCAGGCAAGCGACCCAGGCGAGCACTCTTCAAGAGTTCCTCTCAGACCTGTACATGCActacatttataaaaatggccAGTACACGGAACTCAACTTAGACAGTCTCCAAAATGCCAACGCGCCAAACTGCAGTGAcgaaaaaagcaaagtgaaaaaatcaGAACAGAGGTTCCTGCTAGACGAGTATGACACATTTGattacaaatttaaaaaaaaaaaaaaaaatgtggcaagTTGa
- a CDS encoding hypothetical protein (putative): protein MILSGCAYREWEDLSDEFTFGSTTGNAGNAGNAENVGNAKNVENAATGEGESGRRRGEEARPPGEASQRGTPPRSRKKKRRLSPKGDAKRPSAEPGERSSLHRDLAQIKRIISTGYVSDVNNISHVSDCFNSYLSECNSRDVSEYEFAGGERGARDGLRDGPRDGPRDGLRDGPRDDLPDDLRDDLPDDLRDGLPDEREESPPQTYLTHFQQLCKREKRKIHISASKWVLKNSGQKLQLMQKVIIYYEGEVLKSINYFLKADIFSFDLLPSFIGNFVRIMKGYVSQDEVVNLQKIASLSILDYYKTPLCLVFTSKEIMVASILRAYISLKWICGELDLQAMSLQDFEKKATRFTQHVSSKNPISITRVKIALREIRLFGE, encoded by the exons ATGATCTTGAGTGGGTGCGCTTACCGGGAGTGGGAGGACCTTTCGGATGAGTTCACTTTCGGTTCGACCACGGGGAATGCCGGGAATGCGGGGAATGCGGAGAACGTGGGGAACGCGAAGAACGTGGAAAACGCGGCAACGGGGGAAGGCGAAAGTGGAAGGCGCCGCGGGGAAGAAGCTCGGCCTCCGGGAGAGGCATCCCAAAGAGGGACTCCCCCACgcagcaggaaaaaaaagcgaaggcTCTCCCCTAAGGGCGACGCGAAGAGGCCCTCTGCGGAACCTGGCGAAAGGAGCAGCCTACACCGAGACCTGGCCCAAATAAAGCGCATAATCAGCACGGGCTACGTGTCTGACGTGAACAACATAAGCCACGTTAGCGACTGCTTCAACTCGTACCTGTCCGAGTGCAACAGCAGGGACGTCTCCGAGTATGAGTTCGCGGGGGGGGAGCGCGGCGCGCGTGATGGTCTACGTGATGGCCCGCGTGATGGCCCGCGTGATGGCCTGCGTGATGGCCCGCGTGACGATCTACCTGACGACCTGCGTGACGATCTACCTGACGACCTGCGTGACGGTCTACCTGACGAGCGCGAGGAGAGCCCCCCCCAAACGTACCTGACCCACTTCCAGCAGCTGTGCAAGCgcgagaaaagaaaaatccacATCTCGGCCTCCAAATGGGTTCTAAAAAACTCAGGACAGAAACTGCAACTCATGCAGAAGGTAATAATTTACTACGAAGGGGAAGTCCTCAAAagcataaattattttttaaaagcagatatattttccttcgaCTTGTTGCCATCGTTTATTGGGAATTTTGTTCGCATCATGAAGGGCTACGTGTCGCAGGATGAGGTAGTCAatctgcaaaaaattgcatccCTGAGCATACTGGATTATTACAAAACCCCTCTTTGTTTGGTCTTCACTTCGAAAGAGATCATGGTGGCTTCCATCCTGCGTGCATACATTTCGTTGAAGTGGATCTGCGGTGAGCTGGACCTACAGGCTATGTCTCTCCAGG ATTTTGAAAAGAAGGCGACCCGCTTCACTCAGCACGTCAGTTCGAAGAACCCCATCAG CATAACCCGGGTGAAGATAGCGTTGCGGGAAATCAGGCTGTTCGGAGAGTGA